A stretch of Vigna angularis cultivar LongXiaoDou No.4 chromosome 4, ASM1680809v1, whole genome shotgun sequence DNA encodes these proteins:
- the LOC108341900 gene encoding uncharacterized protein LOC108341900 isoform X2, whose amino-acid sequence MNTSIKPKLHHKKPPITLSHERAEMRESSRGRANGSVKGGKTSSKDRKLALQKDVERLKKRLRREENIHRALERAFNRPLGALPRLPPYLPPYTLGLLAEVAVLEEEIVRLEEQVVHFRQDLYQEAVYMSSSKMKLEQSAGVSNLSPQSSPKPVKEESLSQTLENAARSETMPITALPKDRHGKENQTCTNSSKSSKQSICKGQTTKSPIKKLPIDNKSPQKRWDPPKKQQELRVKDLPIAEVRNHGLHDKPKGGESPNIISEIILKCLSSILLRMSTAKNLDSAGNVTHSWSPKSSKNCVEGSEFWDPYGICFELGKRDIGPYKQLCVIEAKSFDPKRTAKSLFLLHRLKLLLRKLACVNFDNLNHQEKLAFWINIYNSCMMNAYIENGIPESPEMVVALMQKATINVGGHLLSATTIEHGILRLPYHYKFTTFSKGGKNHETYGLELSEPLVTFALSCGTWSSPAVRIYTASQVENELEMAKKEYLQAAVGISKSKFLIPKLLDWYLLDFAKDLESLLDWICLQLPSDVGKEAIKFLEERKTEPLSQFVQIMPHEFNFRYLLCT is encoded by the exons ATGAACACCAGCATCAAGCCCAAGCTGCACCATAAGAAACCTCCCATCACGCTGTCACATGAAAGG GCAGAGATGCGGGAAAGCTCGCGAGGGAGAGCGAATGGTTCAGTTAAGGGTGGAAAAACATCGAGCAAAGATAGAAAACTGGCTTTACAGAAAGAT GTTGAGAGGTTGAAGAAAAGGCTTAGGCGTGAAGAGAACATACACAGAGCATTGGAGAGAGCTTTCAACAGGCCTTTGGGAGCTCTGCCTCGTCTTCCTCCGTATCTCCCTCCCTAC ACACTAGGACTTCTTGCTGAGGTGGCAGtactggaagaagaaattgtTAGGCTTGAGGAACAGGTTGTGCATTTCAGGCAGGACTTGTACCAGGAAGCTGTGTACATGTCATCCTCTAAGATGAAACTGGAGCAATCAGCCGGTGTGAGCAATTTAAGTCCACAGAGTAGTCCCAAACCGGTTAAAGAGGAGTCCCTTTCCCAGACACTGGAAAATGCTGCAAGATCTGAAACTATGCCTATAACAGCACTTCCAA AGGATAGACATGGAAAAGAGAACCAAACATGTACTAATTCTTCCAAGAGTAGCAAGCAGTCCATATGCAAAGGCCAGACAACCAAATCGCCGATTAAGAAACTCCCCATCGACAATAAATCACCACAGAAACGTTGGGATCCTCCAAAAAAGCAG CAAGAACTAAGGGTGAAAGACCTGCCAATTGCAGAAGTGAGAAACCATGGTCTACACGACAAACCAAAAGGGGGGGAAAGTCCAAATATAATCTCCGAAATTATTCTGAAGTGTTTATCAAGCATTCTCTTGAGAATGAGTACTGCGAAGAATTTGGATTCTGCAGGTAATGTAACACACTCATGGAGTCCAAAATCTAGTAAAAACTGCGTTGAAGGAAGTGAGTTTTGGGATCCTTATGGTATATGTTTTGAATTGGGAAAGAGGGATATTGGTCCATACAAGCAATTATGTGTAATTGAAGCCAAATCATTCGATCCAAAACGAACTGCAAAATCTTTGTTTTTACTGCACCGGTTGAA ACTTCTTCTGAGAAAACTAGCCTGTGTCAACTTTGATAATCTCAACCACCAGGAGAAGCTTGCATTCTGGATCAACATCTATAACTCATGTATGATGAAT GCATACATAGAAAATGGCATACCAGAGAGTCCTGAAATGGTTGTTGCGCTGATGCAGAAG GCCACAATAAATGTGGGTGGACACTTGCTAAGTGCAACAACTATAGAACATGGCATTTTAAGACTTCCTTATCACTACAAATTT ACAACATTTTCAAAGGGAGGGAAAAATCATGAAACTTATGGACTAGAATTGTCAGAACCCCTGGTGACATTTGCTCTATCCTGTGGTACTTGGTCCTCTCCTGCT GTGAGAATTTACACAGCATCTCAGGTTGAGAACGAACTTGAGATGGCCAAAAAGGAATACTTACAGGCTGCAGTTGGAATTTCGAAATCAAAGTTCCTTATCCCGAAGCTGCTGGATTGGTATTTACTGGACTTTGCAAAAGACTTGGAATCATTGCTGGATTGGATTTGCCTCCAATTACCAAGTGATGTGGGGAAAGAAGCCATTAAGTTCCTTGAGGAAAGAAAAACCGAGCCCCTCTCACAATTTGTACAGATTATGCCACACGAGTTCAATTTTAGATACTTGTTGTGTACATag
- the LOC108341900 gene encoding uncharacterized protein LOC108341900 isoform X5 codes for MNTSIKPKLHHKKPPITLSHERAEMRESSRGRANGSVKGGKTSSKDRKLALQKDVERLKKRLRREENIHRALERAFNRPLGALPRLPPYLPPYTLGLLAEVAVLEEEIVRLEEQVVHFRQDLYQEAVYMSSSKMKLEQSAGVSNLSPQSSPKPVKEESLSQTLENAARSETMPITALPKDRHGKENQTCTNSSKSSKQSICKGQTTKSPIKKLPIDNKSPQKRWDPPKKQQELRVKDLPIAEVRNHGLHDKPKGGESPNIISEIILKCLSSILLRMSTAKNLDSAGNVTHSWSPKSSKNCVEGSEFWDPYGICFELGKRDIGPYKQLCVIEAKSFDPKRTAKSLFLLHRLKLLLRKLACVNFDNLNHQEKLAFWINIYNSCMMNVRIYTASQVENELEMAKKEYLQAAVGISKSKFLIPKLLDWYLLDFAKDLESLLDWICLQLPSDVGKEAIKFLEERKTEPLSQFVQIMPHEFNFRYLLCT; via the exons ATGAACACCAGCATCAAGCCCAAGCTGCACCATAAGAAACCTCCCATCACGCTGTCACATGAAAGG GCAGAGATGCGGGAAAGCTCGCGAGGGAGAGCGAATGGTTCAGTTAAGGGTGGAAAAACATCGAGCAAAGATAGAAAACTGGCTTTACAGAAAGAT GTTGAGAGGTTGAAGAAAAGGCTTAGGCGTGAAGAGAACATACACAGAGCATTGGAGAGAGCTTTCAACAGGCCTTTGGGAGCTCTGCCTCGTCTTCCTCCGTATCTCCCTCCCTAC ACACTAGGACTTCTTGCTGAGGTGGCAGtactggaagaagaaattgtTAGGCTTGAGGAACAGGTTGTGCATTTCAGGCAGGACTTGTACCAGGAAGCTGTGTACATGTCATCCTCTAAGATGAAACTGGAGCAATCAGCCGGTGTGAGCAATTTAAGTCCACAGAGTAGTCCCAAACCGGTTAAAGAGGAGTCCCTTTCCCAGACACTGGAAAATGCTGCAAGATCTGAAACTATGCCTATAACAGCACTTCCAA AGGATAGACATGGAAAAGAGAACCAAACATGTACTAATTCTTCCAAGAGTAGCAAGCAGTCCATATGCAAAGGCCAGACAACCAAATCGCCGATTAAGAAACTCCCCATCGACAATAAATCACCACAGAAACGTTGGGATCCTCCAAAAAAGCAG CAAGAACTAAGGGTGAAAGACCTGCCAATTGCAGAAGTGAGAAACCATGGTCTACACGACAAACCAAAAGGGGGGGAAAGTCCAAATATAATCTCCGAAATTATTCTGAAGTGTTTATCAAGCATTCTCTTGAGAATGAGTACTGCGAAGAATTTGGATTCTGCAGGTAATGTAACACACTCATGGAGTCCAAAATCTAGTAAAAACTGCGTTGAAGGAAGTGAGTTTTGGGATCCTTATGGTATATGTTTTGAATTGGGAAAGAGGGATATTGGTCCATACAAGCAATTATGTGTAATTGAAGCCAAATCATTCGATCCAAAACGAACTGCAAAATCTTTGTTTTTACTGCACCGGTTGAA ACTTCTTCTGAGAAAACTAGCCTGTGTCAACTTTGATAATCTCAACCACCAGGAGAAGCTTGCATTCTGGATCAACATCTATAACTCATGTATGATGAAT GTGAGAATTTACACAGCATCTCAGGTTGAGAACGAACTTGAGATGGCCAAAAAGGAATACTTACAGGCTGCAGTTGGAATTTCGAAATCAAAGTTCCTTATCCCGAAGCTGCTGGATTGGTATTTACTGGACTTTGCAAAAGACTTGGAATCATTGCTGGATTGGATTTGCCTCCAATTACCAAGTGATGTGGGGAAAGAAGCCATTAAGTTCCTTGAGGAAAGAAAAACCGAGCCCCTCTCACAATTTGTACAGATTATGCCACACGAGTTCAATTTTAGATACTTGTTGTGTACATag
- the LOC108341900 gene encoding uncharacterized protein LOC108341900 isoform X3: protein MRESSRGRANGSVKGGKTSSKDRKLALQKDVERLKKRLRREENIHRALERAFNRPLGALPRLPPYLPPYTLGLLAEVAVLEEEIVRLEEQVVHFRQDLYQEAVYMSSSKMKLEQSAGVSNLSPQSSPKPVKEESLSQTLENAARSETMPITALPKDRHGKENQTCTNSSKSSKQSICKGQTTKSPIKKLPIDNKSPQKRWDPPKKQQELRVKDLPIAEVRNHGLHDKPKGGESPNIISEIILKCLSSILLRMSTAKNLDSAGNVTHSWSPKSSKNCVEGSEFWDPYGICFELGKRDIGPYKQLCVIEAKSFDPKRTAKSLFLLHRLKLLLRKLACVNFDNLNHQEKLAFWINIYNSCMMNAYIENGIPESPEMVVALMQKATINVGGHLLSATTIEHGILRLPYHYKFLNSKQTTFSKGGKNHETYGLELSEPLVTFALSCGTWSSPAVRIYTASQVENELEMAKKEYLQAAVGISKSKFLIPKLLDWYLLDFAKDLESLLDWICLQLPSDVGKEAIKFLEERKTEPLSQFVQIMPHEFNFRYLLCT, encoded by the exons ATGCGGGAAAGCTCGCGAGGGAGAGCGAATGGTTCAGTTAAGGGTGGAAAAACATCGAGCAAAGATAGAAAACTGGCTTTACAGAAAGAT GTTGAGAGGTTGAAGAAAAGGCTTAGGCGTGAAGAGAACATACACAGAGCATTGGAGAGAGCTTTCAACAGGCCTTTGGGAGCTCTGCCTCGTCTTCCTCCGTATCTCCCTCCCTAC ACACTAGGACTTCTTGCTGAGGTGGCAGtactggaagaagaaattgtTAGGCTTGAGGAACAGGTTGTGCATTTCAGGCAGGACTTGTACCAGGAAGCTGTGTACATGTCATCCTCTAAGATGAAACTGGAGCAATCAGCCGGTGTGAGCAATTTAAGTCCACAGAGTAGTCCCAAACCGGTTAAAGAGGAGTCCCTTTCCCAGACACTGGAAAATGCTGCAAGATCTGAAACTATGCCTATAACAGCACTTCCAA AGGATAGACATGGAAAAGAGAACCAAACATGTACTAATTCTTCCAAGAGTAGCAAGCAGTCCATATGCAAAGGCCAGACAACCAAATCGCCGATTAAGAAACTCCCCATCGACAATAAATCACCACAGAAACGTTGGGATCCTCCAAAAAAGCAG CAAGAACTAAGGGTGAAAGACCTGCCAATTGCAGAAGTGAGAAACCATGGTCTACACGACAAACCAAAAGGGGGGGAAAGTCCAAATATAATCTCCGAAATTATTCTGAAGTGTTTATCAAGCATTCTCTTGAGAATGAGTACTGCGAAGAATTTGGATTCTGCAGGTAATGTAACACACTCATGGAGTCCAAAATCTAGTAAAAACTGCGTTGAAGGAAGTGAGTTTTGGGATCCTTATGGTATATGTTTTGAATTGGGAAAGAGGGATATTGGTCCATACAAGCAATTATGTGTAATTGAAGCCAAATCATTCGATCCAAAACGAACTGCAAAATCTTTGTTTTTACTGCACCGGTTGAA ACTTCTTCTGAGAAAACTAGCCTGTGTCAACTTTGATAATCTCAACCACCAGGAGAAGCTTGCATTCTGGATCAACATCTATAACTCATGTATGATGAAT GCATACATAGAAAATGGCATACCAGAGAGTCCTGAAATGGTTGTTGCGCTGATGCAGAAG GCCACAATAAATGTGGGTGGACACTTGCTAAGTGCAACAACTATAGAACATGGCATTTTAAGACTTCCTTATCACTACAAATTT CTAAATTCTAAACAGACAACATTTTCAAAGGGAGGGAAAAATCATGAAACTTATGGACTAGAATTGTCAGAACCCCTGGTGACATTTGCTCTATCCTGTGGTACTTGGTCCTCTCCTGCT GTGAGAATTTACACAGCATCTCAGGTTGAGAACGAACTTGAGATGGCCAAAAAGGAATACTTACAGGCTGCAGTTGGAATTTCGAAATCAAAGTTCCTTATCCCGAAGCTGCTGGATTGGTATTTACTGGACTTTGCAAAAGACTTGGAATCATTGCTGGATTGGATTTGCCTCCAATTACCAAGTGATGTGGGGAAAGAAGCCATTAAGTTCCTTGAGGAAAGAAAAACCGAGCCCCTCTCACAATTTGTACAGATTATGCCACACGAGTTCAATTTTAGATACTTGTTGTGTACATag
- the LOC108341900 gene encoding uncharacterized protein LOC108341900 isoform X1: MNTSIKPKLHHKKPPITLSHERAEMRESSRGRANGSVKGGKTSSKDRKLALQKDVERLKKRLRREENIHRALERAFNRPLGALPRLPPYLPPYTLGLLAEVAVLEEEIVRLEEQVVHFRQDLYQEAVYMSSSKMKLEQSAGVSNLSPQSSPKPVKEESLSQTLENAARSETMPITALPKDRHGKENQTCTNSSKSSKQSICKGQTTKSPIKKLPIDNKSPQKRWDPPKKQQELRVKDLPIAEVRNHGLHDKPKGGESPNIISEIILKCLSSILLRMSTAKNLDSAGNVTHSWSPKSSKNCVEGSEFWDPYGICFELGKRDIGPYKQLCVIEAKSFDPKRTAKSLFLLHRLKLLLRKLACVNFDNLNHQEKLAFWINIYNSCMMNAYIENGIPESPEMVVALMQKATINVGGHLLSATTIEHGILRLPYHYKFLNSKQTTFSKGGKNHETYGLELSEPLVTFALSCGTWSSPAVRIYTASQVENELEMAKKEYLQAAVGISKSKFLIPKLLDWYLLDFAKDLESLLDWICLQLPSDVGKEAIKFLEERKTEPLSQFVQIMPHEFNFRYLLCT, encoded by the exons ATGAACACCAGCATCAAGCCCAAGCTGCACCATAAGAAACCTCCCATCACGCTGTCACATGAAAGG GCAGAGATGCGGGAAAGCTCGCGAGGGAGAGCGAATGGTTCAGTTAAGGGTGGAAAAACATCGAGCAAAGATAGAAAACTGGCTTTACAGAAAGAT GTTGAGAGGTTGAAGAAAAGGCTTAGGCGTGAAGAGAACATACACAGAGCATTGGAGAGAGCTTTCAACAGGCCTTTGGGAGCTCTGCCTCGTCTTCCTCCGTATCTCCCTCCCTAC ACACTAGGACTTCTTGCTGAGGTGGCAGtactggaagaagaaattgtTAGGCTTGAGGAACAGGTTGTGCATTTCAGGCAGGACTTGTACCAGGAAGCTGTGTACATGTCATCCTCTAAGATGAAACTGGAGCAATCAGCCGGTGTGAGCAATTTAAGTCCACAGAGTAGTCCCAAACCGGTTAAAGAGGAGTCCCTTTCCCAGACACTGGAAAATGCTGCAAGATCTGAAACTATGCCTATAACAGCACTTCCAA AGGATAGACATGGAAAAGAGAACCAAACATGTACTAATTCTTCCAAGAGTAGCAAGCAGTCCATATGCAAAGGCCAGACAACCAAATCGCCGATTAAGAAACTCCCCATCGACAATAAATCACCACAGAAACGTTGGGATCCTCCAAAAAAGCAG CAAGAACTAAGGGTGAAAGACCTGCCAATTGCAGAAGTGAGAAACCATGGTCTACACGACAAACCAAAAGGGGGGGAAAGTCCAAATATAATCTCCGAAATTATTCTGAAGTGTTTATCAAGCATTCTCTTGAGAATGAGTACTGCGAAGAATTTGGATTCTGCAGGTAATGTAACACACTCATGGAGTCCAAAATCTAGTAAAAACTGCGTTGAAGGAAGTGAGTTTTGGGATCCTTATGGTATATGTTTTGAATTGGGAAAGAGGGATATTGGTCCATACAAGCAATTATGTGTAATTGAAGCCAAATCATTCGATCCAAAACGAACTGCAAAATCTTTGTTTTTACTGCACCGGTTGAA ACTTCTTCTGAGAAAACTAGCCTGTGTCAACTTTGATAATCTCAACCACCAGGAGAAGCTTGCATTCTGGATCAACATCTATAACTCATGTATGATGAAT GCATACATAGAAAATGGCATACCAGAGAGTCCTGAAATGGTTGTTGCGCTGATGCAGAAG GCCACAATAAATGTGGGTGGACACTTGCTAAGTGCAACAACTATAGAACATGGCATTTTAAGACTTCCTTATCACTACAAATTT CTAAATTCTAAACAGACAACATTTTCAAAGGGAGGGAAAAATCATGAAACTTATGGACTAGAATTGTCAGAACCCCTGGTGACATTTGCTCTATCCTGTGGTACTTGGTCCTCTCCTGCT GTGAGAATTTACACAGCATCTCAGGTTGAGAACGAACTTGAGATGGCCAAAAAGGAATACTTACAGGCTGCAGTTGGAATTTCGAAATCAAAGTTCCTTATCCCGAAGCTGCTGGATTGGTATTTACTGGACTTTGCAAAAGACTTGGAATCATTGCTGGATTGGATTTGCCTCCAATTACCAAGTGATGTGGGGAAAGAAGCCATTAAGTTCCTTGAGGAAAGAAAAACCGAGCCCCTCTCACAATTTGTACAGATTATGCCACACGAGTTCAATTTTAGATACTTGTTGTGTACATag
- the LOC108341900 gene encoding uncharacterized protein LOC108341900 isoform X4 → MNTSIKPKLHHKKPPITLSHERAEMRESSRGRANGSVKGGKTSSKDRKLALQKDVERLKKRLRREENIHRALERAFNRPLGALPRLPPYLPPYTLGLLAEVAVLEEEIVRLEEQVVHFRQDLYQEAVYMSSSKMKLEQSAGVSNLSPQSSPKPVKEESLSQTLENAARSETMPITALPKDRHGKENQTCTNSSKSSKQSICKGQTTKSPIKKLPIDNKSPQKRWDPPKKQQELRVKDLPIAEVRNHGLHDKPKGGESPNIISEIILKCLSSILLRMSTAKNLDSAGNVTHSWSPKSSKNCVEGSEFWDPYGICFELGKRDIGPYKQLCVIEAKSFDPKRTAKSLFLLHRLKLLLRKLACVNFDNLNHQEKLAFWINIYNSCMMNAYIENGIPESPEMVVALMQKATINVGGHLLSATTIEHGILRLPYHYKFVRIYTASQVENELEMAKKEYLQAAVGISKSKFLIPKLLDWYLLDFAKDLESLLDWICLQLPSDVGKEAIKFLEERKTEPLSQFVQIMPHEFNFRYLLCT, encoded by the exons ATGAACACCAGCATCAAGCCCAAGCTGCACCATAAGAAACCTCCCATCACGCTGTCACATGAAAGG GCAGAGATGCGGGAAAGCTCGCGAGGGAGAGCGAATGGTTCAGTTAAGGGTGGAAAAACATCGAGCAAAGATAGAAAACTGGCTTTACAGAAAGAT GTTGAGAGGTTGAAGAAAAGGCTTAGGCGTGAAGAGAACATACACAGAGCATTGGAGAGAGCTTTCAACAGGCCTTTGGGAGCTCTGCCTCGTCTTCCTCCGTATCTCCCTCCCTAC ACACTAGGACTTCTTGCTGAGGTGGCAGtactggaagaagaaattgtTAGGCTTGAGGAACAGGTTGTGCATTTCAGGCAGGACTTGTACCAGGAAGCTGTGTACATGTCATCCTCTAAGATGAAACTGGAGCAATCAGCCGGTGTGAGCAATTTAAGTCCACAGAGTAGTCCCAAACCGGTTAAAGAGGAGTCCCTTTCCCAGACACTGGAAAATGCTGCAAGATCTGAAACTATGCCTATAACAGCACTTCCAA AGGATAGACATGGAAAAGAGAACCAAACATGTACTAATTCTTCCAAGAGTAGCAAGCAGTCCATATGCAAAGGCCAGACAACCAAATCGCCGATTAAGAAACTCCCCATCGACAATAAATCACCACAGAAACGTTGGGATCCTCCAAAAAAGCAG CAAGAACTAAGGGTGAAAGACCTGCCAATTGCAGAAGTGAGAAACCATGGTCTACACGACAAACCAAAAGGGGGGGAAAGTCCAAATATAATCTCCGAAATTATTCTGAAGTGTTTATCAAGCATTCTCTTGAGAATGAGTACTGCGAAGAATTTGGATTCTGCAGGTAATGTAACACACTCATGGAGTCCAAAATCTAGTAAAAACTGCGTTGAAGGAAGTGAGTTTTGGGATCCTTATGGTATATGTTTTGAATTGGGAAAGAGGGATATTGGTCCATACAAGCAATTATGTGTAATTGAAGCCAAATCATTCGATCCAAAACGAACTGCAAAATCTTTGTTTTTACTGCACCGGTTGAA ACTTCTTCTGAGAAAACTAGCCTGTGTCAACTTTGATAATCTCAACCACCAGGAGAAGCTTGCATTCTGGATCAACATCTATAACTCATGTATGATGAAT GCATACATAGAAAATGGCATACCAGAGAGTCCTGAAATGGTTGTTGCGCTGATGCAGAAG GCCACAATAAATGTGGGTGGACACTTGCTAAGTGCAACAACTATAGAACATGGCATTTTAAGACTTCCTTATCACTACAAATTT GTGAGAATTTACACAGCATCTCAGGTTGAGAACGAACTTGAGATGGCCAAAAAGGAATACTTACAGGCTGCAGTTGGAATTTCGAAATCAAAGTTCCTTATCCCGAAGCTGCTGGATTGGTATTTACTGGACTTTGCAAAAGACTTGGAATCATTGCTGGATTGGATTTGCCTCCAATTACCAAGTGATGTGGGGAAAGAAGCCATTAAGTTCCTTGAGGAAAGAAAAACCGAGCCCCTCTCACAATTTGTACAGATTATGCCACACGAGTTCAATTTTAGATACTTGTTGTGTACATag
- the LOC108341900 gene encoding uncharacterized protein LOC108341900 isoform X6, with translation MNTSIKPKLHHKKPPITLSHERAEMRESSRGRANGSVKGGKTSSKDRKLALQKDVERLKKRLRREENIHRALERAFNRPLGALPRLPPYLPPYTLGLLAEVAVLEEEIVRLEEQVVHFRQDLYQEAVYMSSSKMKLEQSAGVSNLSPQSSPKPVKEESLSQTLENAARSETMPITALPKDRHGKENQTCTNSSKSSKQSICKGQTTKSPIKKLPIDNKSPQKRWDPPKKQQELRVKDLPIAEVRNHGLHDKPKGGESPNIISEIILKCLSSILLRMSTAKNLDSAGNVTHSWSPKSSKNCVEGSEFWDPYGICFELGKRDIGPYKQLCVIEAKSFDPKRTAKSLFLLHRLKLLLRKLACVNFDNLNHQEKLAFWINIYNSCMMNAYIENGIPESPEMVVALMQKATINVGGHLLSATTIEHGILRLPYHYKFLNSKQTTFSKGGKNHETYGLELSEPLVTFALSCGTWSSPAVS, from the exons ATGAACACCAGCATCAAGCCCAAGCTGCACCATAAGAAACCTCCCATCACGCTGTCACATGAAAGG GCAGAGATGCGGGAAAGCTCGCGAGGGAGAGCGAATGGTTCAGTTAAGGGTGGAAAAACATCGAGCAAAGATAGAAAACTGGCTTTACAGAAAGAT GTTGAGAGGTTGAAGAAAAGGCTTAGGCGTGAAGAGAACATACACAGAGCATTGGAGAGAGCTTTCAACAGGCCTTTGGGAGCTCTGCCTCGTCTTCCTCCGTATCTCCCTCCCTAC ACACTAGGACTTCTTGCTGAGGTGGCAGtactggaagaagaaattgtTAGGCTTGAGGAACAGGTTGTGCATTTCAGGCAGGACTTGTACCAGGAAGCTGTGTACATGTCATCCTCTAAGATGAAACTGGAGCAATCAGCCGGTGTGAGCAATTTAAGTCCACAGAGTAGTCCCAAACCGGTTAAAGAGGAGTCCCTTTCCCAGACACTGGAAAATGCTGCAAGATCTGAAACTATGCCTATAACAGCACTTCCAA AGGATAGACATGGAAAAGAGAACCAAACATGTACTAATTCTTCCAAGAGTAGCAAGCAGTCCATATGCAAAGGCCAGACAACCAAATCGCCGATTAAGAAACTCCCCATCGACAATAAATCACCACAGAAACGTTGGGATCCTCCAAAAAAGCAG CAAGAACTAAGGGTGAAAGACCTGCCAATTGCAGAAGTGAGAAACCATGGTCTACACGACAAACCAAAAGGGGGGGAAAGTCCAAATATAATCTCCGAAATTATTCTGAAGTGTTTATCAAGCATTCTCTTGAGAATGAGTACTGCGAAGAATTTGGATTCTGCAGGTAATGTAACACACTCATGGAGTCCAAAATCTAGTAAAAACTGCGTTGAAGGAAGTGAGTTTTGGGATCCTTATGGTATATGTTTTGAATTGGGAAAGAGGGATATTGGTCCATACAAGCAATTATGTGTAATTGAAGCCAAATCATTCGATCCAAAACGAACTGCAAAATCTTTGTTTTTACTGCACCGGTTGAA ACTTCTTCTGAGAAAACTAGCCTGTGTCAACTTTGATAATCTCAACCACCAGGAGAAGCTTGCATTCTGGATCAACATCTATAACTCATGTATGATGAAT GCATACATAGAAAATGGCATACCAGAGAGTCCTGAAATGGTTGTTGCGCTGATGCAGAAG GCCACAATAAATGTGGGTGGACACTTGCTAAGTGCAACAACTATAGAACATGGCATTTTAAGACTTCCTTATCACTACAAATTT CTAAATTCTAAACAGACAACATTTTCAAAGGGAGGGAAAAATCATGAAACTTATGGACTAGAATTGTCAGAACCCCTGGTGACATTTGCTCTATCCTGTGGTACTTGGTCCTCTCCTGCTGTAAGTTGA